A genomic window from Nicotiana sylvestris chromosome 11, ASM39365v2, whole genome shotgun sequence includes:
- the LOC138882090 gene encoding uncharacterized protein has product MAKVAAAGPVHPSNALKFGGGGGSKVTATTVKRKTPSELRGEQLKRKNTTQPVDESSAPIGGSMSNGVFPGSKISDVSKNPRYVDTRVDELFPVRKNSIRLNLILRKENVKESFPAEQSGSIKKSSVPSAFPAENQQQLKFPESFLPSTVSGKDCATKTCSTSQRCNENTFRSVTELSLGGVDAHGLSTIDMDKALRGLATHEHQVASAKIAESSEPDGGSRSKIFSSELHVPCKMTPLDLTMKTNIRVVSASSINWFHRLINCGTGNVVARFTSSNCSTGQKMTCFSEMNSVSQAVNHWSLHSWMYPQSPLPPSVISTLTLSASMGGQLDFLSERQLAWQDSFRSLYYMLRKNVCSIFYVCTAQFVVMFTSSYSEENCICNAYISQSTRGLRSSLKEHDVSFSMPLCRSKLEELSTEELLELSEIEKQNLGQTRRRGAMSDVDNRPQSLLAFTGNENVHSLYDFLLNYRYFLTSLTGVDVPALYSRIPFENAAFTAPEVRCKEVRRIDQVAFQGMESNVPCEHNQQPSSGMCYSVEIKGRYLAPWVTSAICDAFSSNSTSFEASFITEPTSVGLNTCLSVSGKCSDPQVSATEALDNGSLCFGIPNTKLCAQINSAFLKGVKYFGGSYTASLSPV; this is encoded by the exons ATGGCGAAGGTTGCTGCTGCGGGTCCCGTACATCCATCAAATGCACTTAAATTTGGTGGGGGTGGTGGTTCTAAGGTCACTGCCACCACAGTGAAACGAAAAACTCCATCTGAGTTACGC GGAGAGCAATTGAAGAGAAAGAATACTACACAACCCGTGGATGAATCATCAGCCCCAATTGGTGGCTCTATGAG CAATGGTGTTTTCCCGGGGTCCAAGATATCTGATGTATCGAAGAACCCAAGATATGTCGATACTCGTGTGGATGAGTTATTTCCTGTCAGAAAAAACAGCATCAGGCTAAATTTGATTTTGAGGAAAGAAAATGTCAAG GAAAGTTTTCCAGCAGAGCAAAGTGGTAGTATTAAAAAATCTTCTGTGCCTTCAGCATTTCCTGCTGAGAATCAACAGCAATTGAAATT CCCAGAATCCTTTCTTCCTTCAACTGTAAGTGGAAAAGATTGTGCAACCAAAACTTGTAGCACAAGTCAAAGGTGCAATGAAAATACCTTCCGCAGCGTCACAGAGCTGTCACTGGGTGGTGTAGATGCACATGGCTTGTCTACTATTGATATG GATAAAGCCTTAAGAGGACTGGCTACCCATGAGCATCAAGTTGCTTCTGCTAAAATTGCTGAATCCTCTGAACCAGATGGTGGTTCAAGGTCAAAAATTTTCTCCTCAGAACTCCATGTCCCATGTAAGATGACCCCGTTGGATCTGACGATGAAAACTAATATACGAGTTGTGTCTGCATCTTCCATCAACTG GTTTCATAGATTGATCAATTGTGGCACCGGCAATGTGGTGGCGAGGTTTACATCCTCGAATTGTTCCACCGGTCAAAAGATGACCTGCTTTTCTGAAATGAATTCTGTTTCCCAAGCAGTTAATCATTGGTCATTGCATTCCTGGATGTATCCGCAGTCTCCTCTACCGCCTTCAGTTATATCAACTTTAACATTGTCTGCTTCAATGGGAG GGCAACTGGACTTTTTAAGCGAAAGGCAGCTAGCATGGCAGGATTCCTTTCGAAGTTTATATTACATGCTTCGGAAGAATGTTTGCAGCATCTTCTACG TCTGCACAGCTCAATTTGTGGTCATGTTCACCAGTTCTTATTCTGAGGAAAACTGCATTTGCAATGCATATAtatctcagtcaacccgtggtttgAGGTCATCACTCAAAGAACAT GATGTTTCTTTTTCTATGCCGCTTTGCCGCTCAAAATTGGAGGAACTTAGTACAGAAGAGCTGCTTGAGCTTTCAGAGATTGAGAAACAAAATCTGGGCCAG ACTAGGCGGCGGGGTGCAATGTCTGATGTGGATAACCGGCCCCAATCTCTGCTGGCATTCACTGGAAATGAGAATGTTCATTCTTTATATGATTTTCTACTGAACTATAG atatttcttaacttCTCTAACTGGTGTGGACGTCCCTGCGTTGTATTCACGTATCCCATTTGAGAATGCTGCATTCACTGCCCCTGAG GTCAGATGCAAGGAGGTCAGGAGAATTGATCAGGTAGCTTTTCAAGGAATGGAGTCAAATGTGCCTTGTGAGCATAATCAGCAACCATCTTCTGGGATGTGCTATAGTGTTGAAATTAAGGGTCGATACCTTGCCCCATGGGTAACCTCTGCTATATGTGATGCTTTCAGCTCTAACAGCACAAGTTTTGAGGCTAG TTTTATCACAGAACCTACTTCGGTTGGCTTGAATACTTGTCTCAGTGTTAGCGGGAAATGTTCTGATCCACAAGTTTCAGCAACTGAAGCCTTGGATAACGGTAGCCTCTGTTTTGGTATCCCAAATACCAAATTGTGTGCCCAGATAAATTCTGCCTTTTTAAAGGGCGTGAAGTACTTTGGCGGTTCATATACTGCTTCTCTTTCACCTGTTTGA